From the genome of Longispora fulva:
GCATCGTCCGGGCCAAGCAGGACAAGATCGACCTCAAGCTCGAGGGTTACACAGTCCTGCCGGTCCTGATCCACGGTGACGCGGCGTTCGCCGGCCAGGGCGTGGTCGCCGAGACCCTGAACCTGTCCCAGCTGCGCGGCTACCGCACCGGCGGCACGGTGCACATCGTCGTCAACAACCAGGTGGGCTTCACGACCGCGCCGGAGTACAGCCGCTCGTCGCTGTACTGCACGGACGTCGCCCGCATGATCCAGGCGCCGATCTTCCACGTGAACGGCGACGACCCCGAGGCCGTGGTCCGGGTCGCCAAGCTGGCGTTCGACTACCGCCAGGCGTTCAACAAGGACGTCGTGATCGACCTGATCTGCTACCGCCGGCGCGGTCACAACGAGGGCGACGACCCCTCGATGACCAACCCGCAGATGTACCAGATCATCGACACGAAGCGTTCCGTCCGCAAGCTGTACACCGAGGCGCTGATCGGCCGGGGCGACATCACGGTCGAGGACGCCGAGGAGGCGCTCCGCGACTTCGGCGGCATGCTGGAGACGGTGTTCCGGGCCACCAAGGAGGCCACGGCCAGCGCCAAGCCGGCCACCCTGCGCGCCCACGTCACCGAGGCCGAGCCGGTCGTGGAGACCCGGGTCGACGCGTCGGTGCTCCGCCGGGTCGGCGAGGTGCACGCGGCGGTGCCCGAGGGCTTCACCCCGCACAAGCGCATCTCCCAGCTGCTGGAGAAGCGGGCCAAGATGTCCGTCGAGGGCGACATCGACTGGGGCATGGGCGAGATCGTGGCCTTCGGTTCGCTGCTGATGCAGGGTGTGCCGGTCCGGCTCGCCGGCCAGGACTCGCGGCGGGGCACGTTCGTCCACCGGCACGCGGCGATCGTGGACGCGGTCAACGGCTCCGACTACCTGCCGTTGCAGCACCTGGCCGAGAGCCAGGCGTCGTTCTTCGCGTACGACTCGCTGCTCAGCGAGTACGCGGCGATGGGCTTCGAGTACGGCTACTCGGTCGAGCGTCCCGAGGCCCTGGTGCTGTGGGAGGCGCAGTTCGGCGACTTCGTCAACGGCGCCCAGTCGATCGTGGACGAGTACCTGTCCTCGGGCGAGGCGAAGTGGGGCCAGCGCGCGAGCGTGACCCTGCTCCTGCCGCACGGCCACGAGGGTGCGGGCCCCGACCACACCTCGGGCCGCCCGGAGCGGTACCTGCAGCTGTGCGCCGAGGACAACATGCGGATCGCCAACTGCACCACCCCGGCGAACTACTTCCATCTGCTGCGCCGCCAGGCGTTGTCGCCGAAGAAGAAGCCGCTGGTCGTGTTCACCCCGAAGTCCCTGCTCCGGCACAAGCTCGCCGTCTCGCAGATCGAGGACTTCACCACCGGCACGTTCCAGCCGGTGATCGGTGACCCGACGGTGACCGGGGCGTCGAAGGTCCTGCTCTGCTCGGGGAAGGTCTACTACGACCTGCTCCAGGCGCGTACCGACCGGGGCATCACGGACACGGCGATCATCCGGGTCGAGGAGATCTACCCGCTGCCGGTCGCCGAGCTGAAGGCCGCGCTGGCCCCGCACCCGGGTGCCACGATCTCCTGGGTCCAGGAGGAGCCGGCCAACCAGGGGGCGTACTCGTTCGTGGCGCTGAACCTGTTCGGCGAGGTGGGCATCAACCCGCGCCGGGTCTCCCGGCCGGCCGCCGCCGCCCCGTCCACCGGTAGCGGCAAGGTGCACGAGGTCGAGCAAGCAGCCCTGATCAACGAGGCTTTTGCGGGATAGGGCCCGCTGAGGACGACGATGCGTGCGTTGGCGAGGCCCCTGCATACAACACCGGTATGCAGGGGCCTCGCCGCCTTCGCCTCCACGCCCTCAGCGGGCCACTGGCGTTAGATCAAGATCAAGGGCAAGACCAAGGGCAAGGGCAGCGATCATGTACTTCACCGACAGAGGTATCGAGGAGCTGGCCGAGCGGCGCGGTGAGGAGACCGTCACGCTCGACTGGCTCGCGGAGCGGATGAAGGAGTTCGTGGACATCAACCCGGACTTCGAGATTCCGGTCGAGCGGCTGGCGACCTGGCTCGCGCGGTTGGACGACGACTTCGAGGAATAGTAGTTTTCACGAGCTTTGTGCGGTTTGATCTGCTTAATGCGCCGCACACTGCTCGTCCTGATCGTGCTCGCCGGGGTGTTGACCGTGGCCCGGGCGGAACCCGTCGTGCGTCGCGATCCGGGGCCGGAGCATCTGGCGGTCGGCGAGCCGGCGCGGGCCGGGGCGCTCACCGGGTACCGGATCAG
Proteins encoded in this window:
- a CDS encoding DUF6104 family protein; the protein is MYFTDRGIEELAERRGEETVTLDWLAERMKEFVDINPDFEIPVERLATWLARLDDDFEE